One Methylobacterium sp. 77 DNA window includes the following coding sequences:
- a CDS encoding aminotransferase class V-fold PLP-dependent enzyme produces the protein MTTRTGRHFLHIPGPSPVPERVLRAMDMPVIDHRGPDFAELGKSVLEGAQAVFQTRSPVIIYPGSGTGAWESAIVNTLSAGDRVLMFETGHFATLWRQMAARWGIEVEFVPGDWRRGVDPERVEAILAEDRAKSIKAVMVVHNETSTGATSRIADIRKAIDRASHPALFLVDTISGLGSAEYAHDEWGVDVAVSCSQKGLMLPPGLGLVALSDKALAAAKTATLPRSYWDWEDMLKPNASGYFPYTPATNLLYGLREAIAMLREEGLPQVFSRHHRLAAATRAAVEGWGLEVLCQEPSDYSPVLTAVMLPAGQDADALRKLILEKFDLSLGTGLAKLSGKVFRIGHLGECNDLMLMAALSGVEMGLKAAGVPHRSGGVLAAMTALRSGLDD, from the coding sequence ATGACGACACGGACCGGACGCCACTTCCTGCACATTCCGGGCCCCAGCCCGGTGCCAGAGCGCGTCCTTCGCGCCATGGACATGCCGGTGATCGACCATCGCGGACCCGACTTCGCCGAACTCGGCAAGTCGGTGCTGGAGGGAGCCCAGGCGGTGTTCCAGACCCGCTCACCGGTGATCATCTATCCGGGCTCCGGCACGGGCGCCTGGGAATCCGCCATCGTCAACACGCTGTCGGCCGGCGACCGGGTGCTGATGTTCGAGACCGGCCATTTCGCCACCCTGTGGCGCCAGATGGCGGCGCGCTGGGGCATCGAGGTCGAGTTCGTCCCCGGCGACTGGCGCCGCGGCGTCGATCCGGAGCGCGTCGAGGCGATCCTGGCCGAGGACCGGGCGAAATCCATCAAGGCGGTGATGGTGGTCCATAACGAGACCTCGACGGGTGCGACGAGCCGGATCGCCGACATCCGAAAGGCCATCGACCGCGCCTCCCATCCGGCCCTCTTCCTCGTCGATACGATCTCCGGCCTCGGCTCGGCCGAATACGCCCATGACGAATGGGGCGTCGACGTCGCGGTGAGCTGCTCGCAGAAGGGCCTGATGCTGCCGCCGGGGCTCGGCCTCGTCGCCCTGTCGGACAAGGCGCTCGCCGCCGCGAAAACCGCGACGCTGCCCCGCTCCTACTGGGATTGGGAGGACATGCTCAAGCCGAATGCCAGCGGCTACTTCCCCTATACGCCGGCGACGAACCTCCTCTACGGCCTGCGCGAAGCCATCGCCATGCTGAGAGAGGAAGGTCTGCCGCAGGTCTTCTCCCGCCATCACCGCCTCGCCGCCGCGACCCGCGCCGCCGTCGAGGGCTGGGGCCTCGAAGTCCTGTGTCAGGAGCCGTCGGACTATTCGCCGGTCCTCACCGCCGTGATGCTGCCCGCGGGCCAGGATGCCGATGCCCTGCGAAAGCTGATCCTCGAGAAGTTCGACCTCTCCCTCGGCACCGGGCTGGCCAAGCTCAGCGGCAAGGTCTTCCGCATCGGCCATCTCGGCGAGTGCAACGACCTGATGCTGATGGCGGCGCTGTCGGGCGTCGAGATGGGCCTCAAGGCTGCCGGCGTTCCGCACAGGAGCGGCGGCGTGCTCGCGGCGATGACCGCCCTGCGCTCCGGCCTCGACGATTGA
- a CDS encoding GntR family transcriptional regulator, with the protein MVLDPISEPDADTGPPASDGARPAAVPFLAKSLHGELLARLRDYIVEGNLAAGARVPERILCERFGISRTPLREALKVLASEGLIELLPNRGARVRQLGTEELVDLFDVMGGLEALAGRLACEKITPAAYAEIERLHHEMYGCYMRRDLHGYFACNQAIHDRIVQAADNEPLRASYANFAGRLRRVRYSANLDENRDRWGEAMREHEEILDALRRRAGNELSDILFGHLRNKRRAAAGRETACPPDVASAAS; encoded by the coding sequence ATGGTGCTTGACCCCATCTCCGAACCCGACGCCGATACCGGTCCTCCGGCGAGCGACGGAGCGCGCCCCGCCGCTGTCCCGTTCCTGGCGAAATCGCTGCACGGCGAGCTTCTGGCGCGCCTTAGGGACTATATCGTCGAGGGCAATCTGGCGGCCGGTGCGCGGGTGCCGGAGCGCATCCTGTGCGAGCGTTTCGGCATCTCGCGCACACCTCTGCGCGAGGCGCTGAAGGTGCTGGCCTCGGAGGGGCTGATCGAGCTCCTGCCGAATCGCGGCGCACGGGTGCGCCAGCTCGGCACCGAGGAACTGGTGGACCTGTTCGACGTCATGGGCGGGCTCGAAGCCCTGGCCGGGCGCCTCGCCTGCGAGAAGATCACGCCCGCCGCCTATGCGGAGATCGAGCGGCTGCACCATGAGATGTACGGCTGCTACATGCGGCGCGACCTGCACGGCTACTTCGCCTGCAACCAGGCGATCCACGACCGGATCGTGCAGGCGGCGGACAACGAGCCGTTGCGGGCGAGCTACGCCAATTTCGCCGGGCGCCTGCGCCGTGTGCGCTACTCGGCCAATCTCGACGAGAATCGCGACCGCTGGGGCGAGGCGATGCGCGAGCATGAGGAAATCCTCGATGCGCTGCGGCGGCGCGCCGGCAACGAGCTCAGTGACATCCTGTTCGGGCACCTGCGCAACAAGCGCCGGGCGGCGGCCGGGCGCGAGACGGCGTGCCCGCCGGACGTCGCCTCCGCCGCATCGTGA